A region from the Zonotrichia leucophrys gambelii isolate GWCS_2022_RI chromosome Z, RI_Zleu_2.0, whole genome shotgun sequence genome encodes:
- the HINT1 gene encoding adenosine 5'-monophosphoramidase HINT1, protein MADEISKAQAARPGGDTIFGKIIRKEIPANIIYEDEQCLAFHDISPQAPTHFLVIPKKPIVRLSEAEDSDESLLGHLMIVGKKCAANLGLTNGFRMVVNEGPEGGQSVYHVHLHVLGGRQLGWPPG, encoded by the exons ATGGCTGACGAGATCAGCAAGGCGCAGGCGGCGCGTCCCGGCGGGGACACCATCTTCGGGAAGATCATCCGCAAGGAGATCCCCGCCAACATCATCTACGAGGACGAGCAG TGCCTCGCGTTCCATGATATTTCACCCCAAGCTCCAACACATTTCTTAGTGATTCCTAAGAAGCCAATTGTCAGATTGTCTGAAGCAGAAGATTCTGATGAATCT ctTCTCGGACATTTAATGATTGTTGGCAAGAAGTGTGCTGCTAACCTGGGCCTGACCAATGGATTCCGGATGGTTGTGAATGAAGGGCCTGAGGGTGGGCAGTCTGTCTATCACGTACATCTCCATGTTCTGGGTGGTCGCCAGTTGGGCTGGCCTCCTGGCTAA
- the LYRM7 gene encoding complex III assembly factor LYRM7, which translates to MGSRGQVLKLFKLLHRTRQEVFKNDTKALEAARQKINEEFRNNRDETSEEKINELLKIASDVEVILRTSVIQAVHTDSDKIVLIPRKDLLQDNTPYLDIPTKKQES; encoded by the exons ATGGGGAGCCGGGGGCAG GTTTTGAAGCTTTTTAAGTTGTTACACAGAACACGGcaagaagtttttaaaaatgataCCAAAGCCCTTGAAG CTGCAAGACAAAAGATAAATGAAGAATTCAGAAATAACCGAGATGAGACATCTGAAGAGAAGATTAATGAG CTTCTTAAAATTGCTTCAGATGTTGAAGTGATTCTCAGAACTTCTGTTATTCAGGCGGTTCACACAGATTCTGACAAAATCG tACTCATACCCAGGAAAGATCTGCTACAGGACAACACTCCCTACTTAGATATACCAACAAAAAAGCAAGAATCCTGA